In Flavobacterium lacustre, a genomic segment contains:
- a CDS encoding outer membrane beta-barrel protein — MRKITLVGIALLVFGFANAQHKGGFRVGLDLGFVPANGGAGILFSLEPKYNIADNMNIGLRLGAAAIARDVQESGLTTSAKIAANGSYVGTYDYYFHNSDSSFAPYLGAGFGYYSLANVELDDVENSDNIVVETTGKTGGLVRAGFEWGKFRMGVEYNIVPDSDLQDLNGIKKGTISNSYLGIHLGFYVGGGRWSK; from the coding sequence ATGAGAAAAATTACTTTAGTAGGAATTGCATTATTAGTATTTGGATTTGCCAATGCGCAACACAAAGGTGGATTTAGAGTTGGTTTAGATTTGGGATTCGTACCTGCAAACGGTGGTGCAGGAATTTTATTTTCCTTGGAACCAAAATATAATATAGCTGACAACATGAATATTGGTTTGCGATTAGGTGCAGCAGCAATAGCCAGAGACGTTCAGGAGTCGGGCTTAACTACAAGTGCAAAAATAGCGGCTAATGGTTCTTATGTAGGAACGTATGATTATTATTTTCATAATTCTGATAGCTCTTTTGCTCCATATTTAGGCGCGGGTTTTGGATATTATAGTTTAGCCAATGTTGAATTAGACGATGTAGAAAATTCTGATAATATAGTTGTTGAGACTACTGGTAAAACGGGAGGTTTAGTACGTGCTGGTTTTGAGTGGGGTAAATTTAGAATGGGAGTCGAATATAATATAGTTCCAGACTCTGATTTACAAGATTTAAATGGAATTAAAAAAGGGACTATTTCCAATTCGTATTTAGGAATTCACTTAGGCTTTTATGTTGGTGGCGGAAGATGGAGTAAATAA
- the xerD gene encoding site-specific tyrosine recombinase XerD — MSWSSYLKNYQSYLKIERGLSMNTIENYSFDVERLCSFLAENEIVISPVKIGEETIQEFIYSVSKQVNPRSQARILSGLKSFFNYLIFEDYRLDNPLELIETPKTGRKLPDTLSVEEIDALIAAVDLSSNEGERNRAMLETLYGCGLRVSELVSLKISDLFFEEGFLKITGKGNKQRFVPIGALTQKYIEIYKDTIRNHLTIKKGFEDTLFLNRRGNQLSRAMIFTIIKDLARQIDLNKSISPHTLRHSFATHLLENGADLRSIQLMLGHESITTTEIYVHLDRKFLTQVIHDFHPRKG; from the coding sequence ATGAGTTGGAGCAGTTATCTAAAAAATTACCAATCGTATTTAAAAATCGAACGCGGTTTATCAATGAATACTATCGAAAATTATTCTTTCGATGTAGAACGATTGTGTTCGTTTCTTGCTGAAAATGAAATTGTTATTTCGCCTGTTAAAATTGGGGAAGAAACTATTCAGGAATTTATATATAGTGTTTCAAAACAAGTCAATCCCCGTTCACAAGCCAGAATACTCTCGGGACTTAAAAGTTTTTTTAATTATTTAATCTTTGAAGATTATCGATTGGATAATCCTTTAGAATTGATTGAAACGCCCAAAACAGGTAGAAAACTTCCGGATACATTATCTGTAGAAGAAATTGACGCGCTTATTGCTGCTGTTGATTTAAGTTCTAATGAAGGGGAACGTAACAGAGCTATGTTAGAGACATTATATGGTTGTGGGCTTCGTGTTTCGGAACTGGTTTCGTTAAAAATATCCGATTTGTTTTTTGAAGAAGGCTTTCTTAAAATTACCGGTAAAGGCAACAAGCAGCGCTTTGTTCCCATTGGGGCTCTAACTCAAAAATATATTGAAATTTATAAGGACACGATTCGGAATCATCTGACTATAAAAAAAGGGTTTGAAGATACTTTGTTTTTGAATCGGCGAGGAAATCAACTGAGTCGCGCCATGATATTTACCATTATTAAAGATTTAGCACGCCAAATTGATTTAAATAAAAGTATCAGTCCTCATACTTTAAGGCATTCTTTTGCTACACATCTTTTAGAAAACGGTGCCGATTTGCGTTCCATTCAATTAATGCTCGGACACGAATCAATTACTACAACCGAAATATATGTTCATCTGGACAGGAAATTTTTGACACAAGTAATTCATGATTTCCATCCAAGGAAAGGGTAG
- the rny gene encoding ribonuclease Y, giving the protein MDNILTIIISGIIGIAGGFGIAKIIEKSNISNLIKNAKKEAASILKDANLEAENIKKDKILQAKEKFIELKSEHEQVILSRDKKVAEVEKRVRDKESQISNELAKAKRVNDDFETKTIEYTTKIETLDKKQAEVDKLHKSQLQQLEVISGLSADEAKEQLVEGLKAEAKSKAMSHIQDTIEEAKLTAQQEAKKIIINTIQRVGTEEAVENCVSVFNIESDDVKGRIIGREGRNIRALEAATGVEIIVDDTPEAIILSCFDPVRREIARLSLHKLVTDGRIHPARIEEVVAKTAKQIDDEIIEVGKRTVIDLGIHGLHPELIKVVGRMKYRSSYGQNLLQHSREVSKLCGIMAAELGLNVKLAKRAGLLHDIGKVPDAESDLPHALLGMQWAEKYGEKEEVCNAIGAHHDEIEMKSLLSPIIQVCDAISGARPGARRQVLDSYIQRLKDLEEVAYGFSGVKNAYAIQAGRELRVIVESEKVSDDNAATLSFEISQKIQTEMTYPGQVKVTVIRETRAVNIAK; this is encoded by the coding sequence ATGGACAACATATTAACGATCATTATTTCAGGAATTATAGGTATTGCAGGAGGTTTTGGGATTGCCAAAATCATTGAAAAAAGCAACATTTCCAATTTAATTAAAAATGCAAAAAAAGAAGCAGCTTCTATCTTAAAAGATGCTAATCTTGAAGCTGAAAATATTAAAAAAGATAAAATTCTTCAAGCGAAAGAAAAATTTATCGAATTAAAATCAGAGCATGAACAAGTCATTTTATCGCGTGATAAAAAAGTAGCTGAAGTTGAAAAAAGAGTAAGAGACAAAGAATCTCAAATCTCAAACGAATTGGCTAAAGCCAAAAGAGTTAACGATGATTTTGAAACTAAAACAATCGAATACACTACAAAAATTGAAACTTTAGACAAGAAACAAGCTGAAGTTGATAAACTGCACAAAAGCCAATTACAACAATTAGAAGTAATCTCTGGTTTATCTGCCGATGAAGCCAAAGAGCAATTAGTAGAAGGATTGAAAGCCGAAGCTAAAAGCAAAGCAATGTCGCATATTCAAGACACTATTGAAGAGGCAAAATTAACCGCACAACAAGAAGCGAAAAAAATCATTATCAACACTATTCAAAGGGTTGGAACAGAAGAAGCGGTAGAAAACTGTGTATCTGTATTCAACATTGAATCGGATGACGTTAAAGGGCGAATCATTGGTCGTGAAGGTAGAAATATTAGAGCTTTAGAAGCTGCAACTGGTGTTGAAATCATTGTAGATGATACCCCAGAAGCGATTATTCTTTCTTGCTTTGACCCAGTTCGTAGAGAAATTGCTCGTTTGTCTTTACACAAATTAGTTACTGATGGGCGTATTCACCCGGCTCGTATCGAAGAAGTTGTTGCTAAAACAGCGAAACAAATTGACGATGAAATCATTGAAGTAGGTAAACGTACTGTTATTGATTTAGGAATCCACGGATTGCATCCTGAATTAATAAAAGTTGTAGGACGTATGAAATACCGTTCTTCTTACGGTCAAAACTTATTGCAACACTCTCGCGAAGTATCAAAACTTTGTGGTATCATGGCAGCTGAATTAGGACTGAATGTTAAATTAGCTAAAAGAGCTGGTTTATTGCACGATATAGGTAAAGTTCCAGATGCAGAAAGTGATTTACCTCACGCTTTATTAGGAATGCAATGGGCAGAGAAATACGGTGAAAAAGAAGAAGTTTGTAACGCAATTGGAGCACACCACGATGAGATAGAAATGAAATCATTATTATCTCCAATTATACAAGTTTGTGATGCTATATCTGGAGCAAGACCGGGTGCAAGAAGACAAGTATTAGATTCTTATATCCAACGTTTGAAAGATCTAGAAGAAGTAGCGTATGGTTTTAGCGGTGTAAAAAATGCGTATGCTATTCAAGCCGGTAGAGAACTTCGTGTTATAGTAGAAAGTGAAAAAGTTTCTGATGACAATGCAGCAACTTTATCTTTTGAAATATCTCAAAAAATCCAAACTGAAATGACTTATCCTGGTCAGGTTAAAGTAACAGTTATCAGAGAAACTAGAGCGGTAAATATTGCAAAATAA
- a CDS encoding cell division protein ZapA, translating to MDDKLKIKISIADRIYPLTVELSQEEGLRSASKKIDVMIKQFEENYAVRDKQDVLAMCALQFASQSEQKQIDNAIDGEATIERIKKINALLDQYLDN from the coding sequence ATGGACGATAAGCTTAAAATTAAAATATCAATAGCAGACAGAATATACCCGTTAACGGTAGAACTATCTCAGGAAGAAGGGCTAAGAAGCGCTTCTAAGAAAATTGATGTGATGATAAAGCAATTTGAAGAAAATTATGCCGTTCGTGATAAACAAGATGTTTTAGCCATGTGTGCTTTACAATTTGCTTCACAATCAGAACAAAAACAAATTGATAATGCCATTGATGGCGAAGCTACTATTGAAAGAATTAAAAAAATCAATGCGCTTTTAGATCAATATCTCGATAATTAA
- a CDS encoding M23 family metallopeptidase: protein MRFFLFYILFSCSLFAQTDYPKDYFSPPLAIPMQLSGNFGELRPNHFHAGFDLKTMQREGLSVYAVADGYVSRIKISTFGNGKTVYIAHPNGYTSVYGHLQKATDLIEAYIKNTHYKEQSFEIEMFLKPNEMPIKKGQLIALSGNTGASEGPHLHFEFRDTRTENIINPMLFGFDKKVKDTKKPTISGLYVYPLDIKTTVNQSKRPLMINLSLQKDGSYLADKVVANGKIGFGITTFDYDDVSFNKNGVYKVQSFFNGTPNFGYQFDTYSFEDMRYINALIDYSKYKKTQQRVQKLFMKTPYGLKFIVTDENYGVATILPNLSSLYRIEVSDFYGNTVLVSVPVQYDLLPAIIEPEPLVSNYFIKANKDSNFAKENMSVFFPAGTFYDDFNLNFDVKNDTLYLHDDTVPAHTNFTITIDDSTYTEAQREKIFIGRIEGNKTNYNSTYRKENSFITKAKILGKYALVQDTVAPKISVTKPIEGKWLTNVNTIQLTISDELSGIKSYNGFLNGKWILFEYDNKTKKIIHNFSDGIVSEGANDLKVVVTDNVGNSTIFEAHFFRSQKK from the coding sequence ATGAGATTTTTTCTGTTTTACATATTATTTAGTTGTTCTCTTTTTGCACAAACGGATTATCCTAAAGATTACTTTAGTCCACCGTTAGCAATTCCTATGCAATTATCAGGAAATTTTGGAGAATTGAGACCCAATCATTTTCATGCAGGCTTTGATTTAAAAACGATGCAAAGAGAAGGTTTGAGTGTTTACGCCGTTGCAGATGGGTATGTATCCAGAATTAAAATTTCTACTTTTGGAAACGGGAAGACCGTTTATATTGCGCATCCCAATGGATATACCTCGGTTTATGGGCATTTGCAAAAAGCAACTGATTTAATCGAAGCGTATATAAAAAACACTCATTATAAGGAGCAGTCTTTTGAAATTGAAATGTTCTTAAAACCTAATGAGATGCCAATTAAAAAAGGACAACTTATTGCTCTTTCCGGTAATACTGGAGCTTCAGAAGGACCTCATTTGCATTTTGAATTCCGTGATACCAGAACGGAGAATATAATTAATCCGATGCTTTTTGGTTTTGATAAAAAGGTAAAAGATACCAAAAAACCAACTATTTCCGGGTTATACGTTTATCCATTAGATATAAAAACTACAGTCAATCAATCGAAACGTCCTTTAATGATTAATTTGTCTTTACAAAAAGACGGAAGTTACTTGGCAGATAAAGTTGTAGCAAATGGCAAAATAGGTTTTGGAATTACCACTTTTGATTATGATGATGTTTCGTTTAATAAAAATGGAGTCTATAAAGTACAGTCTTTTTTTAACGGAACACCTAATTTTGGGTATCAGTTTGATACTTATTCTTTTGAAGATATGCGCTACATCAATGCGTTGATTGATTATTCAAAATACAAGAAAACACAGCAACGGGTTCAAAAATTATTTATGAAAACGCCTTATGGCTTGAAGTTTATCGTTACCGATGAAAATTATGGAGTAGCAACAATACTTCCTAATTTATCCTCCTTGTATCGCATTGAAGTTTCTGATTTTTATGGGAATACAGTATTGGTCTCTGTTCCGGTTCAATATGATTTATTGCCTGCTATTATAGAGCCGGAGCCCTTGGTTTCGAACTATTTTATAAAAGCAAATAAGGACAGTAATTTTGCCAAAGAAAATATGTCCGTTTTCTTTCCGGCGGGTACTTTTTATGATGATTTTAATTTAAATTTCGATGTAAAAAACGATACTTTATATCTTCATGACGACACGGTTCCTGCGCATACTAATTTTACCATTACAATTGATGATTCAACTTATACCGAAGCGCAGAGGGAAAAGATATTCATTGGCAGGATAGAAGGAAATAAAACCAATTATAATAGTACGTATCGAAAAGAAAACAGTTTTATAACAAAAGCTAAAATACTGGGGAAATACGCTTTAGTACAAGATACCGTCGCGCCAAAAATATCCGTTACAAAACCAATTGAAGGGAAATGGCTGACTAATGTAAATACAATTCAACTGACGATTAGTGATGAATTATCAGGAATAAAATCATACAATGGTTTTTTGAACGGCAAATGGATTTTGTTTGAATACGATAATAAGACCAAAAAGATAATCCATAATTTTAGCGATGGTATTGTTTCAGAAGGAGCAAATGATTTAAAAGTGGTTGTCACCGATAATGTTGGAAATTCAACTATCTTTGAGGCTCATTTTTTTAGAAGTCAAAAAAAATAA
- a CDS encoding TonB-dependent receptor, with the protein MSATKIVFTFFFCCIGIASFAQTAHVKGIILDKNNQPVESVNISCSGKGTQSDVNGFYEISVPANTTSTIIFTHISLKKTTVRVTLKPNESFEFNPVMSDREEQMGEVIVTSKNRKRVQGIMIIEPEILRKIPGANAGIENILKTLPGVNSNNELSTQYAVRGGNYDENLVYVNEIEVYRPFLIRSGQQEGLSFTNIDLVQNIDFSAGGFQAKFGDKLSSVLDITYRKPTQFGASIEASFLGGNVSVDAVSKNKKWSAITGVRYRNNSLLVKSQETQTNYTPTFADVQTNINFQASEKWQWSFLGNISQNKYQYQPLSRQTNFGTIDNPMALSVYYEGQEKDKYDTYFGAIKTTFKATDSFTLKFIGSVFHTLEQEYFDILAQYRLGEVDSNIGSETYGEVAFSRGIGSQLNHARNDLDALIINTEVKGFHDWKKNQFEWGIKYTRESIRDRIVEWEVIDSAGFSINPPILILPKNDQPYSPYTGPLVPYQNVRVTNFNVINRLSGYAQWSLKSTIGSSEVWYNAGIRMHNWEVSGDAVNSKAQITFSPRAQFALKPNWEKDMVFRLSGGLYHQPPFYRELRAADGAVQPETKAQQSVHLVLSNDYNFKLWNRPFKLVSELYYKSMTDVNTYTIDNVRIRYAATNDAKAYAQGLDLRLNGEFVPGTESWISFGYLKTEENSANKGYIARPTDQRLKFGLLFQDYMPNIPSIKLYLNLVYNTGLPGGSPSYANPYLYQNRLNDYRRADVGFSKVFIDNSTKMSERSWFKNCKELAIGLEIFNLFDNQNAITNTWVRDVYSKNQYAIPNYMTTRVFNIKLNARL; encoded by the coding sequence TTGAGCGCTACCAAAATAGTATTTACCTTCTTTTTTTGTTGCATAGGGATTGCCTCTTTTGCGCAAACTGCACATGTAAAAGGAATCATTTTAGACAAAAACAATCAACCCGTTGAAAGTGTCAATATTTCATGTTCGGGAAAAGGAACACAATCCGATGTTAATGGTTTTTACGAAATATCGGTTCCTGCCAATACAACTTCGACAATTATTTTTACCCATATTTCCCTTAAGAAAACAACGGTAAGAGTTACTTTAAAGCCCAATGAATCCTTCGAGTTTAATCCTGTCATGAGTGATCGGGAAGAACAAATGGGAGAAGTTATTGTTACTTCAAAAAACAGGAAACGAGTTCAGGGAATTATGATAATTGAGCCCGAAATACTTCGAAAAATTCCGGGTGCCAATGCTGGTATCGAAAATATTTTGAAGACTTTACCGGGTGTGAATTCTAATAATGAACTCAGTACGCAATATGCTGTTCGAGGTGGAAATTACGATGAGAATTTAGTTTATGTTAATGAAATAGAAGTGTATCGTCCGTTTCTTATTCGGTCGGGACAGCAAGAAGGATTGAGTTTTACCAATATTGATTTGGTACAAAATATCGATTTTTCGGCAGGAGGATTTCAAGCTAAATTTGGGGATAAATTATCCTCCGTTTTAGATATTACGTATCGAAAACCTACCCAGTTTGGTGCAAGTATTGAAGCCAGTTTTTTGGGCGGAAATGTATCTGTTGATGCCGTTTCCAAAAATAAAAAATGGTCGGCAATTACAGGAGTCAGATACCGTAACAATAGTCTTTTGGTTAAGAGTCAGGAAACCCAGACGAATTATACCCCAACCTTTGCAGATGTGCAAACCAATATAAATTTCCAGGCTTCGGAGAAATGGCAATGGAGTTTTCTGGGGAATATATCCCAAAATAAATACCAATATCAGCCATTGTCCCGTCAGACTAATTTTGGAACTATTGATAATCCTATGGCGCTTTCGGTCTATTATGAAGGTCAGGAAAAAGATAAATACGACACTTATTTTGGAGCCATAAAAACAACATTTAAGGCTACAGATTCTTTTACTTTAAAATTTATCGGTTCGGTATTTCATACTTTGGAACAAGAATATTTCGACATTTTAGCACAATATCGTTTGGGTGAAGTGGATTCGAATATAGGTTCAGAAACGTATGGAGAGGTTGCTTTTTCGAGAGGAATCGGTTCGCAATTGAATCATGCCAGAAATGATTTGGATGCTTTGATTATTAATACCGAAGTAAAAGGATTTCATGATTGGAAGAAAAACCAATTCGAATGGGGGATTAAGTATACACGAGAATCGATTCGAGACCGAATTGTAGAATGGGAAGTAATTGATTCTGCCGGATTTTCTATAAACCCGCCAATACTTATTTTGCCCAAAAATGACCAGCCATATTCGCCATATACGGGACCTTTAGTGCCTTACCAGAATGTAAGAGTAACTAATTTTAATGTGATTAACAGGCTTTCGGGTTATGCACAATGGAGTTTGAAAAGTACGATCGGATCTAGTGAAGTTTGGTATAATGCCGGAATAAGAATGCATAATTGGGAAGTTTCGGGTGATGCCGTAAATAGTAAAGCGCAAATTACATTTAGTCCAAGAGCTCAATTCGCCCTAAAACCAAATTGGGAAAAAGATATGGTATTCAGGCTTTCGGGAGGATTATACCATCAACCGCCATTTTATAGGGAGTTGAGAGCTGCCGATGGAGCCGTGCAACCGGAAACAAAGGCGCAACAATCCGTTCATTTGGTTTTGAGTAATGACTATAATTTTAAGCTGTGGAATCGTCCGTTTAAACTGGTTTCGGAGTTGTATTATAAATCGATGACCGATGTAAATACCTATACGATTGACAATGTCCGCATTCGTTATGCGGCTACAAATGATGCAAAAGCGTATGCACAAGGATTAGATCTTCGATTGAACGGTGAATTTGTTCCGGGAACAGAATCCTGGATTAGTTTTGGATATCTTAAAACAGAAGAAAATAGTGCTAATAAAGGCTATATTGCCAGACCAACTGACCAAAGATTAAAGTTTGGGCTTTTGTTTCAGGATTATATGCCTAATATTCCCAGCATTAAATTGTATTTGAATTTGGTTTACAATACCGGATTGCCGGGCGGTTCGCCATCGTATGCGAATCCATATTTATACCAAAATAGATTGAACGACTACCGTCGTGCCGATGTTGGCTTTTCTAAAGTTTTTATAGATAATTCGACTAAAATGTCTGAAAGAAGTTGGTTCAAAAACTGTAAGGAGTTGGCAATTGGTCTGGAAATTTTTAATCTTTTTGACAATCAAAATGCTATTACAAACACTTGGGTTCGCGATGTGTATTCTAAAAATCAATATGCGATTCCTAATTATATGACCACCAGGGTTTTTAATATAAAATTGAACGCGCGCTTATAA
- a CDS encoding ABC transporter ATP-binding protein, which produces MDKNLIKLLPYTKPYKSHIVWNVVYNILYALFSTISMLTIFPVLEVLFGKTKVILKEPVYTGIGNLKQFGSDFMYYKISELTKENSIQVALLFVVLMVITTFLFKNLFNYLASHHIMHLKNGVLRDLRKSMYDKIVELPISYYSEKRKGDIMARMLGDVNEVQNSFFSILELVVKEPLTIIFALVTMFIISLKLTLFVLIFMPISGWIISKVAKNLRAKSLQAQRESGFLISIVDETLGGLKVIKSYNAETNFKGRFNDSVTRLLNLTNSIGSKNNLATPLSEFLGVTTIAILLFYGGNLVLVEKTLEGSAFIVYLTLAFNILTPAKAISKASYSVKNGLAAAERVFEVLEVENEITSKENAIDKNTFDSEITIKNVNFKYEEEAVLKDFSLEVKKGQTVALVGQSGSGKSTIANLLTRFYDVNEGTISIDGIDIKDFNLQSLRGLMGLVTQDSILFNDTIKANISLGKLDATDAEIIEALKIANALEFVNELPNGIHTNIGDSGNKLSGGQKQRLSIARAVLKNPPIMILDEATSALDTESEKFVQIALENMMQNRTSIVIAHRLSTIQKADKIVVMQKGKIVEQGTHEELIALDGTYNKLVTLQSFE; this is translated from the coding sequence ATGGATAAAAACTTAATAAAACTACTTCCTTACACCAAACCTTATAAGTCTCATATTGTCTGGAATGTGGTATACAATATTTTGTATGCTTTGTTTAGCACCATTTCTATGCTAACTATTTTTCCGGTGCTTGAAGTACTCTTTGGCAAAACCAAAGTCATACTAAAAGAGCCTGTATATACGGGAATAGGAAACTTAAAGCAGTTTGGTTCTGATTTTATGTATTATAAAATTTCAGAATTAACAAAGGAAAATAGTATTCAAGTAGCACTTTTGTTTGTTGTCTTAATGGTTATTACAACATTTTTATTCAAAAATTTATTCAATTATCTCGCCTCACATCACATCATGCACCTTAAAAATGGTGTTTTAAGAGATTTGAGAAAATCAATGTATGACAAAATTGTGGAACTGCCCATTTCCTATTATTCCGAAAAAAGAAAAGGAGATATTATGGCACGAATGCTTGGTGATGTCAATGAAGTTCAAAACTCCTTTTTCTCTATATTAGAATTGGTTGTAAAAGAACCACTGACTATTATTTTTGCATTGGTCACTATGTTTATTATAAGTTTAAAACTTACTTTATTTGTTTTAATTTTTATGCCTATTTCAGGATGGATTATTTCAAAAGTAGCTAAAAATCTAAGAGCTAAATCGCTTCAGGCACAAAGAGAAAGTGGCTTTCTGATTTCGATTGTAGATGAAACTTTGGGTGGTTTAAAAGTGATTAAAAGTTATAATGCCGAAACTAATTTTAAAGGCCGATTTAACGACTCAGTAACCCGATTATTGAATTTAACCAACAGCATCGGAAGTAAAAATAATTTAGCCACTCCATTGAGTGAATTTTTAGGCGTTACAACAATTGCTATCTTACTTTTTTATGGAGGAAATTTAGTGCTAGTCGAAAAAACATTAGAAGGCTCTGCTTTTATTGTGTATTTGACCTTAGCTTTCAACATTCTTACGCCTGCCAAAGCCATTTCTAAAGCTTCTTATTCCGTAAAAAATGGATTAGCCGCAGCAGAACGTGTTTTTGAAGTATTAGAAGTAGAAAACGAAATCACTTCTAAAGAAAATGCTATCGACAAAAACACTTTTGATTCTGAAATAACCATCAAAAATGTGAACTTCAAATATGAGGAAGAAGCCGTTTTAAAAGATTTTTCACTCGAAGTAAAAAAAGGACAAACCGTTGCTCTTGTTGGACAATCCGGAAGCGGAAAAAGTACCATTGCCAATTTACTCACCCGTTTTTATGATGTAAACGAAGGAACTATCAGCATTGACGGAATTGACATTAAAGATTTCAATTTACAATCACTTCGTGGATTAATGGGATTGGTGACACAAGACAGTATTTTATTTAATGACACCATCAAAGCCAATATTTCTTTAGGAAAATTAGACGCAACTGATGCCGAAATTATTGAAGCACTAAAAATTGCTAATGCTTTAGAATTTGTAAATGAACTGCCAAATGGTATTCATACCAATATTGGCGACAGCGGAAACAAACTTTCAGGTGGTCAAAAACAACGTCTGTCTATTGCTCGTGCGGTTCTTAAAAACCCACCAATTATGATACTCGATGAAGCAACTTCTGCACTGGACACCGAAAGCGAAAAGTTTGTTCAAATCGCTTTAGAAAACATGATGCAAAACAGAACTTCAATAGTTATTGCGCACCGTCTTTCGACAATACAAAAAGCAGACAAAATTGTAGTGATGCAAAAAGGAAAAATTGTAGAACAAGGCACACACGAGGAATTAATTGCCCTGGATGGCACTTATAACAAATTAGTAACCTTACAATCCTTTGAATAG